A single window of Helicobacter pylori NCTC 11637 = CCUG 17874 = ATCC 43504 = JCM 12093 DNA harbors:
- a CDS encoding cytochrome b translates to MAEIKKAKNLGEWLDMRLGTNKLVKVLMTEYWIPKNINFLWAMGVILLTLFGVLVISGIFLLMYYKPDAKMAFDSVNFTIMQEVAYGWLWRHMHATAASMIFVIIYIHMFVGIYYGSYKKGREMIWISGMILFVVFSAEAFSGYMLPWGQMSYWAAAVITNLFGGIPFIGADVVEWIRGNYVVADSTLTRFFMLHVFLLPIAIILLVGVHFYSLRIPHVNNQEGEEIDFEAEEKKFIEGKKKESKVIPFWPVFLSKDIFVVCAFMVFFFYLVCYHYDFAMDPINFERANSLKTPPHIYPEWYFLWSYEVLRGFFFSADLGLMAFGVAQVIFFLLPFLDRSPVVAPAHKRPAFMVWFWLLIIDMIVLTIYGKLPPLGIGKYIGLAGSITFLALFFVVLPIITIAESKKQGGVR, encoded by the coding sequence ATGGCAGAGATAAAAAAAGCGAAGAATTTAGGCGAATGGCTGGACATGCGTCTTGGCACTAACAAGCTTGTTAAAGTGCTAATGACAGAATATTGGATCCCTAAAAACATCAATTTCTTATGGGCGATGGGGGTGATTTTATTGACCCTTTTTGGCGTGCTTGTGATCTCAGGGATTTTCTTGCTCATGTATTACAAGCCTGATGCGAAAATGGCGTTTGATAGCGTGAATTTCACCATCATGCAAGAAGTGGCTTATGGCTGGCTTTGGCGCCACATGCATGCCACGGCAGCGAGCATGATTTTTGTCATCATTTATATCCACATGTTTGTTGGCATCTATTATGGCTCTTACAAAAAGGGCCGTGAGATGATTTGGATTAGCGGGATGATTTTGTTTGTGGTCTTTAGCGCGGAAGCCTTTAGCGGGTATATGCTGCCTTGGGGGCAGATGAGCTATTGGGCTGCAGCGGTTATCACGAATTTATTTGGGGGCATTCCTTTCATTGGGGCTGATGTGGTGGAGTGGATTAGGGGCAATTATGTTGTGGCGGATTCCACTTTAACGCGCTTTTTCATGCTCCATGTGTTTTTACTGCCCATTGCGATCATTCTACTTGTTGGGGTGCATTTTTATTCTTTACGCATCCCGCATGTCAATAACCAAGAAGGCGAAGAGATTGACTTTGAAGCAGAAGAAAAGAAATTCATTGAAGGCAAGAAAAAAGAATCCAAAGTCATTCCTTTTTGGCCGGTATTCTTGTCTAAAGATATTTTTGTGGTTTGCGCGTTCATGGTCTTTTTCTTTTACTTGGTGTGTTACCACTATGATTTTGCGATGGATCCTATCAACTTTGAAAGGGCTAACAGCCTTAAAACGCCACCTCACATTTACCCCGAGTGGTATTTCTTATGGAGCTATGAGGTCTTAAGGGGCTTTTTCTTTAGCGCTGATTTAGGGCTAATGGCTTTTGGCGTGGCGCAAGTGATCTTTTTCTTACTGCCCTTTTTAGACAGAAGCCCAGTGGTCGCTCCTGCGCACAAACGGCCTGCGTTTATGGTGTGGTTTTGGCTTTTAATCATTGATATGATTGTTTTAACGATCTATGGTAAATTGCCTCCGCTTGGGATCGGTAAATACATTGGCTTAGCGGGTTCAATCACTTTTTTAGCCCTTTTCTTTGTGGTGTTGCCCATTATCACTATCGCCGAGAGCAAGAAACAAGGGGGTGTTAGATGA
- the petA gene encoding ubiquinol-cytochrome c reductase iron-sulfur subunit → MADIQRRDFLGMSLASVTAIGAIASLVAMKKTWDPLPSVVSAGFTTIDVANMQEGQFSTVEWRGKPVYILKRSKKEGFNEKRDFKIGESVFTTAIQICTHLGCIPTYQDEEKGFLCPCHGGRFTADGVNIAGTPPPRPFDIPPFKIEGTKITFGEAGAEYKKMMAKA, encoded by the coding sequence ATGGCAGATATTCAAAGGCGTGATTTTTTAGGAATGAGCCTTGCTAGCGTTACAGCTATAGGGGCGATAGCGAGTCTGGTAGCGATGAAAAAGACTTGGGATCCGCTCCCAAGCGTTGTTTCAGCTGGTTTTACGACCATAGATGTGGCGAACATGCAAGAAGGGCAGTTTTCCACCGTGGAATGGCGTGGGAAACCGGTCTATATCCTCAAGCGTTCTAAAAAAGAGGGCTTTAATGAAAAGCGCGATTTTAAAATTGGCGAGAGCGTTTTTACCACAGCCATTCAAATTTGCACGCATTTAGGGTGTATCCCCACTTATCAAGATGAAGAAAAAGGCTTTTTATGCCCATGCCATGGGGGGCGTTTCACTGCTGATGGCGTGAATATTGCCGGCACTCCCCCTCCACGCCCTTTTGATATCCCGCCTTTTAAAATTGAAGGCACTAAAATCACTTTTGGTGAAGCCGGGGCTGAATACAAAAAAATGATGGCTAAAGCGTAA
- the mfd gene encoding transcription-repair coupling factor, protein MIQSSLYRALNKGFDYQILACKDFKESELAKEVISYFKPNTKAILFPEFRAKKNDDLRSFFEEFLQLLGGLREFYQALENKQETIIIAPISALLHPLPKKELLESFKITLLEKYNLKDLKDKLFYYGYEILDLVEVEGEASFRGDIVDIYVPNSKAYRLSFFDTECESIKEFDPITQMSLKEDLLEIEIPPTLFSLDEPSYKDLKTKVEQSPLNSFSKDLTSFGLWFLGEKANDLLHAYKSVISPKALEEIQELAGLNELDGERFKSLKVLENAQGYEDLEIHAHALEGFIALHSNHKITLLAPNKTILDNAISALERSSIECVIAPFVLNFKTPDGIFISLNSFERKKKRQKSKLALNELNPGEWVVHDDYGVGVFSQLVQHSVLGSKRDFLEIAYWGEDKLLLPVENLHLIARYVAQSDSVPAKDRLGKGSFLKLKAKVRTKLLEIASKIIELAAERNLILGKKMDTHLAELEIFKSHAGFEYTSDQEKAIAEISKDLSSKRVMDRLLSGDVGFGKTEVAMHAIFCAFLNGFQSALVVPTTLLAHQHFETLRARFENFGVKVARLDRYASEKNKLLKAVELGLVDVLVGTHAILGAKFKNLGLVVVDEEHKFGVKQKEALKELSKSVHFLSMSATPIPRTLNMALSQIKGISSLKTPPTDRKPSRTFLKEKNDELLKEIIHRELRRNGQIFYIHNHIASILKVKTKLEELIPKLKIAILHSQINANKSEEIMLEFAKGNYQVLLCTSIVESGIHLPNANTIIIDNAQNFGLADLHQLRGRVGRGKKEGFCYFLIEDQKSLNEQALKRLLALEKNSYLGSGESVAYHDLEIRGGGNLLGQDQSGHIKNIGYALYTRMLEDAIYELSGGKKRLEKSVEIQLGVSAFLNPELIASDSLRLDLYRRLSLCENTDEVGQIHEEIEDRFGKIDDLSAQFLQIITLKILANQLGIIKLSNFNQNITITYSDEKKESLKAPSKDDNDILETLLKHLRAQISLKRR, encoded by the coding sequence ATGATCCAATCTAGTCTTTATAGAGCCTTAAACAAAGGCTTTGATTATCAAATACTCGCTTGTAAGGATTTTAAAGAGTCTGAGCTCGCTAAAGAAGTCATAAGCTATTTTAAGCCCAATACCAAAGCTATTCTTTTCCCGGAGTTTAGGGCTAAAAAAAATGATGATTTGCGTTCGTTTTTTGAAGAATTTTTACAGCTTTTAGGGGGTTTAAGGGAGTTTTATCAAGCCTTAGAAAACAAGCAAGAAACTATCATCATTGCCCCGATTAGCGCGTTATTGCACCCTTTACCTAAAAAAGAACTTTTAGAAAGCTTTAAAATCACTCTTTTAGAAAAATATAACCTTAAGGATTTAAAAGACAAGCTCTTTTATTATGGCTATGAAATTTTAGACTTAGTGGAAGTGGAAGGCGAAGCGAGCTTTAGGGGGGATATTGTGGATATTTATGTGCCCAATTCTAAGGCGTATCGTTTGAGTTTTTTTGACACGGAGTGTGAGAGCATTAAGGAATTTGACCCCATTACTCAAATGAGCCTCAAAGAAGATTTGCTAGAAATTGAAATCCCCCCCACGCTTTTTAGTTTAGACGAACCATCTTATAAGGATCTGAAAACAAAAGTGGAGCAAAGCCCCTTAAATAGCTTTTCTAAAGATTTAACCAGTTTTGGTTTGTGGTTTTTAGGAGAAAAAGCAAACGATTTGTTGCATGCCTATAAAAGCGTTATAAGCCCTAAAGCTTTAGAAGAAATTCAAGAATTAGCGGGCTTAAACGAATTGGATGGTGAGCGTTTCAAATCTTTAAAGGTTTTAGAAAACGCGCAAGGCTATGAAGATTTAGAAATCCATGCACATGCCCTAGAAGGCTTTATCGCTTTGCATTCAAATCATAAAATCACGCTCCTAGCTCCTAATAAAACGATTTTAGACAATGCGATAAGCGCGCTTGAAAGAAGCAGCATTGAATGCGTCATCGCCCCCTTTGTGTTAAACTTTAAAACCCCTGATGGGATTTTTATCTCGCTCAATTCTTTTGAAAGGAAGAAAAAACGCCAAAAATCCAAGCTCGCTTTGAACGAACTCAATCCGGGCGAATGGGTGGTGCATGATGATTATGGGGTGGGCGTGTTTTCTCAATTAGTCCAACACAGCGTTTTAGGGAGCAAGAGGGATTTTTTAGAAATCGCTTATTGGGGCGAAGACAAACTGCTATTACCGGTAGAAAACTTGCATCTAATCGCTCGCTATGTGGCACAAAGCGATAGCGTGCCAGCTAAAGACCGGTTAGGGAAAGGGAGCTTTCTCAAACTAAAAGCTAAAGTCAGGACTAAGCTTTTAGAGATTGCAAGCAAGATCATTGAATTAGCGGCTGAACGCAATTTGATCCTGGGTAAAAAGATGGACACGCATTTAGCGGAGTTGGAGATCTTTAAATCGCATGCGGGGTTTGAATACACAAGCGATCAAGAAAAGGCTATCGCTGAAATTTCAAAGGATTTAAGCTCTAAGAGAGTGATGGACAGATTATTGAGTGGGGATGTGGGTTTTGGGAAAACAGAAGTGGCGATGCATGCGATTTTTTGCGCGTTTTTGAACGGCTTTCAAAGCGCTCTAGTCGTGCCTACCACCTTATTAGCCCACCAGCATTTTGAGACTTTAAGGGCGCGTTTTGAAAATTTTGGCGTTAAAGTGGCTCGTTTGGACAGGTATGCGAGCGAAAAAAACAAGCTTTTAAAAGCCGTAGAATTAGGGTTGGTTGATGTTCTTGTAGGCACGCATGCGATTTTAGGCGCGAAATTCAAAAACTTGGGTTTAGTGGTGGTGGATGAAGAGCATAAATTTGGCGTGAAACAAAAAGAAGCTTTAAAAGAATTGAGCAAAAGCGTGCATTTTTTAAGCATGTCCGCTACGCCTATCCCGCGCACTCTAAACATGGCGCTCTCTCAAATTAAAGGCATTAGCTCTTTAAAAACCCCGCCCACAGACAGAAAGCCCAGCCGCACTTTTTTGAAAGAAAAGAATGACGAACTCTTAAAAGAGATCATTCATAGAGAATTACGCCGTAACGGGCAAATTTTTTACATCCATAACCACATCGCTAGCATTTTAAAAGTCAAAACCAAGCTAGAAGAGTTAATCCCTAAACTCAAAATCGCTATTTTGCATTCCCAGATTAACGCTAATAAGAGCGAAGAAATCATGCTGGAGTTTGCTAAGGGAAATTATCAGGTTTTATTATGCACTTCTATTGTGGAATCAGGGATTCATTTGCCTAACGCTAACACGATCATTATAGATAATGCGCAAAATTTTGGGCTGGCTGATTTGCACCAATTAAGAGGGCGTGTGGGGAGAGGCAAAAAAGAAGGCTTTTGCTATTTCCTCATAGAAGATCAAAAAAGTTTGAATGAACAGGCCCTAAAACGCTTGCTCGCTTTGGAAAAAAATTCGTATTTAGGCAGCGGGGAGAGTGTCGCTTATCATGATTTAGAAATCAGGGGGGGCGGGAATTTGCTCGGGCAAGATCAGAGCGGGCATATTAAAAATATCGGTTATGCGCTCTATACACGCATGCTTGAAGACGCGATTTATGAATTGAGTGGGGGGAAGAAAAGGCTTGAAAAGAGCGTAGAAATCCAACTTGGCGTGAGCGCTTTTTTAAACCCTGAACTCATTGCAAGCGATAGTTTGAGGTTGGATTTATACCGCCGTTTGAGTTTGTGTGAAAATACAGATGAGGTGGGGCAAATCCATGAAGAAATAGAAGACAGGTTTGGTAAAATAGACGATTTGAGCGCTCAATTTTTGCAAATCATTACGCTTAAAATTCTAGCCAACCAGCTTGGCATCATCAAACTTTCTAATTTCAATCAAAACATCACCATCACTTATAGCGATGAAAAGAAAGAAAGCCTGAAAGCCCCAAGCAAAGACGATAACGATATTTTAGAAACCCTTTTGAAACATTTGCGCGCTCAAATTTCTTTAAAACGGCGTTAA
- a CDS encoding bactofilin family protein has product MAIFDNNNKSANAKTGPATIIAQGTKIKGELHLDYHLHIDGELEGVVHSKSTVVIGQTGSVVGEIFANKLVVNGKFTGTVEAEVVEIMPLGRLDGKISSQELVVERKGILIGETRPKNIQGGALLINEQEKKIENK; this is encoded by the coding sequence ATGGCAATCTTTGATAACAATAATAAATCGGCTAATGCAAAAACAGGACCAGCGACTATCATCGCTCAAGGCACAAAAATAAAGGGTGAGCTTCACTTGGATTACCATTTGCACATAGATGGCGAATTAGAAGGGGTGGTGCATTCTAAAAGCACAGTGGTGATCGGGCAAACCGGCTCGGTAGTGGGTGAGATTTTTGCTAATAAATTAGTGGTCAATGGCAAGTTCACTGGCACGGTGGAAGCGGAAGTGGTAGAAATCATGCCTTTAGGGCGCCTTGATGGTAAGATCTCTAGCCAAGAGCTTGTGGTGGAAAGGAAGGGGATTTTGATTGGGGAAACTCGCCCTAAGAACATTCAAGGGGGGGCGTTGTTAATCAATGAGCAAGAAAAGAAAATTGAAAATAAATAG
- the csd1 gene encoding peptidoglycan DD-metalloendopeptidase Csd1, producing MFLDRRLIVMVTDSKGSRYINVHILFRQIGLYALLSVVGSLLFLGISLLVLNKEIKNIDKQHALITKEFEKKRETNEKLSLQMDEFLDDLQLSGERINDLEEVVGVNKPEEKEEGNFSNRLDVAGITGLQKSFIMRLIPNDYPLESYRRVSAAFNKRIHPILHVLHNHTGLDLSTAINTPVYASASGVVGLASKGWNGGYGNLIKVFHPFGFKTYYAHLNKIVVKTGEFVKKGQLIGYSGNTGMSTGPHLHYEVRFLDQPINPMSFTKWNMKNFEEVFNKERSIRWQSLITIINRLMQKQDQRLSSLKAQK from the coding sequence GTGTTTTTAGACAGGCGTTTGATTGTGATGGTTACGGACTCTAAAGGGAGTCGTTATATTAATGTTCATATCTTATTCCGTCAAATTGGCCTGTATGCACTTTTGAGCGTTGTGGGATCTTTATTGTTTTTAGGCATTTCGTTACTGGTTTTAAATAAAGAGATTAAAAACATTGACAAGCAGCATGCTTTAATCACTAAGGAATTTGAGAAAAAAAGAGAGACGAATGAAAAGCTTTCTTTGCAAATGGATGAATTTTTAGACGATTTGCAACTTTCAGGGGAACGCATCAACGATTTAGAAGAAGTGGTGGGAGTGAATAAGCCTGAAGAAAAAGAAGAGGGCAATTTTTCCAATCGTTTGGATGTCGCTGGGATTACCGGGCTTCAAAAAAGCTTTATCATGCGCCTTATCCCTAATGACTACCCGCTAGAATCCTATCGGCGCGTTTCAGCCGCCTTTAATAAAAGAATCCACCCTATTTTGCATGTGTTGCACAACCATACCGGGCTTGATTTAAGCACCGCTATTAACACCCCTGTGTATGCGAGCGCGAGCGGGGTAGTGGGGTTAGCGAGCAAAGGGTGGAATGGGGGGTATGGGAATTTGATTAAAGTTTTCCACCCTTTTGGTTTTAAAACCTACTACGCCCATTTGAATAAAATCGTCGTAAAAACGGGCGAATTTGTCAAAAAAGGGCAGTTGATTGGGTATAGTGGTAATACAGGAATGAGTACAGGACCGCATTTGCATTATGAAGTGCGCTTCTTAGATCAACCCATAAACCCCATGAGTTTCACCAAATGGAACATGAAAAATTTTGAAGAAGTTTTCAATAAAGAAAGGAGCATCAGATGGCAATCTTTGATAACAATAATAAATCGGCTAATGCAAAAACAGGACCAGCGACTATCATCGCTCAAGGCACAAAAATAA
- the csd2 gene encoding M23B family cell shape-determining DD-metalloendopeptidase Csd2, giving the protein MPQNQLVITIIDESGSKQLKFSKNLKRNLIISVVIFLLIVGLGVGFLKFLIAKMDTMTSERNAVLRNFRDLYQKNYTLTKEIKNKREELFIVGQKIRTIESLIEVKRGANGGVHLYDEVDLDNLNLAQKHLALMLIPNGMPLKTYSAIKPTKERNHPIKKIKGVESGIDFIAPLNTPVYASADGIVDFVKTNSNVGYGNLVRIEHAFGFSSIYTHLDHVNVQPKSFIQKGQLVGYSGKSGNSGGEKLHYEVRFLGKILDAEKFLAWDLDHFQSALEENKFIEWKNLFWVLEDIVQLQEHVDKDALINQ; this is encoded by the coding sequence ATGCCGCAAAACCAGCTTGTGATCACCATCATTGATGAATCAGGCTCTAAACAGCTCAAATTTTCTAAAAATTTAAAACGCAACCTCATCATTTCTGTTGTTATTTTTTTGTTGATCGTGGGGCTTGGCGTGGGTTTTTTAAAATTTTTAATCGCTAAAATGGACACGATGACAAGCGAGAGGAATGCGGTTTTAAGGAATTTTAGGGATTTGTATCAAAAAAATTACACTTTGACAAAAGAGATTAAAAACAAGCGAGAAGAGCTTTTTATTGTGGGGCAAAAGATTCGCACGATAGAATCCTTGATTGAAGTCAAAAGAGGGGCTAATGGGGGCGTGCATCTTTATGATGAAGTGGATTTAGACAATTTGAATCTGGCTCAAAAACATTTAGCACTCATGCTCATTCCTAATGGCATGCCCCTAAAAACTTATAGCGCTATCAAACCCACCAAAGAAAGGAACCACCCCATTAAAAAAATTAAGGGCGTTGAATCCGGGATTGATTTTATCGCGCCATTAAACACACCTGTTTATGCGAGCGCTGATGGGATTGTGGATTTTGTGAAAACTAATTCTAATGTGGGGTATGGGAACTTGGTGCGCATTGAACATGCGTTTGGTTTTAGCTCCATTTACACGCATTTAGATCATGTCAATGTGCAGCCCAAAAGCTTTATCCAAAAAGGGCAGTTGGTTGGCTATAGCGGGAAGAGCGGTAATAGCGGCGGTGAAAAATTGCATTATGAAGTGCGGTTTTTGGGTAAAATTTTAGACGCAGAAAAATTTCTGGCATGGGATTTGGATCATTTTCAAAGCGCTTTAGAAGAAAATAAATTTATTGAATGGAAGAATTTGTTTTGGGTTTTAGAAGACATTGTCCAGCTCCAAGAGCATGTGGATAAAGACGCGCTCATAAACCAGTAA
- a CDS encoding bifunctional folylpolyglutamate synthase/dihydrofolate synthase, whose translation MKNSPLNGLNGLKAFLETKPKEYHKFDPSRFIQIYKDFKNAFFELQAKVIHVVGTNGKGSTGRFLTLLLADQNFKVLHFTSPHVFEFRERFFVNGSVVGESVLENAHQQLQSHAFSNACSYFEYATLLAVMLAKDCDYLVLEAGLGGEFDSTNALEKTLSVFTPIDYDHKEFLGDSLESIATTKLKAMGPLSIIAPQQELVLNVAQKIAKEKHAQLIVVQNEISKGVMDYIERHHLAHFLAMNLEVALKAFETLLPCNKQEVLKNLKPLNLIGRCELLSPNILIDVGHNPHSAKALKEEIKRIFNAKIILIYNCYQDKDAFLVLEILKPVIKKVLILELHEERVIKLEKLKGILETLGLEYALFEDLKENENYLVYGSFLVANAFYRRYQKKRD comes from the coding sequence ATGAAAAATAGCCCTTTGAATGGATTGAATGGATTAAAGGCGTTTTTAGAAACAAAGCCTAAAGAATACCATAAGTTTGACCCTAGCCGCTTCATTCAAATTTATAAAGATTTTAAAAACGCTTTTTTTGAGCTTCAAGCGAAAGTCATTCATGTGGTAGGGACTAATGGTAAGGGCAGCACAGGGCGGTTTTTAACCCTTTTATTAGCCGATCAAAATTTTAAGGTATTGCATTTCACCTCCCCTCATGTTTTTGAATTTAGGGAGCGCTTTTTTGTGAATGGTTCTGTTGTTGGAGAAAGCGTTTTAGAAAACGCCCACCAGCAATTACAATCGCACGCTTTCAGTAACGCTTGCTCGTATTTTGAATACGCTACCTTACTAGCCGTCATGCTCGCTAAAGATTGCGATTATTTGGTTTTAGAAGCGGGGCTTGGGGGGGAGTTTGACAGCACGAACGCTTTAGAAAAAACCCTAAGCGTTTTCACCCCCATTGATTACGATCATAAGGAATTTTTAGGGGATAGTTTAGAAAGCATTGCGACTACTAAATTAAAGGCGATGGGCCCTCTTAGCATCATCGCTCCCCAACAAGAACTGGTTTTAAATGTGGCTCAAAAAATCGCTAAAGAAAAACACGCGCAATTGATTGTGGTTCAAAATGAAATTTCAAAAGGAGTCATGGATTATATTGAACGCCACCATTTAGCCCATTTTTTAGCGATGAATTTGGAAGTGGCTCTAAAAGCGTTTGAAACGCTTTTGCCATGCAATAAACAAGAAGTTTTAAAAAACCTAAAGCCCCTAAATTTAATCGGCCGTTGCGAGCTTTTAAGCCCTAATATCTTAATAGATGTGGGGCATAACCCCCATAGCGCCAAAGCCTTAAAAGAAGAAATCAAACGCATTTTTAACGCTAAAATCATTTTAATTTATAATTGCTATCAAGATAAAGACGCTTTTTTGGTGCTAGAAATTTTAAAGCCTGTCATTAAAAAGGTTTTGATTTTAGAATTGCATGAAGAAAGGGTTATCAAGTTAGAAAAGCTTAAAGGGATTTTAGAAACTTTAGGGTTAGAATACGCTTTGTTTGAAGATTTAAAAGAAAATGAAAATTATTTGGTGTATGGCTCATTTCTAGTGGCCAACGCTTTTTATAGGCGCTATCAAAAGAAGAGAGATTGA
- the lptE gene encoding LPS assembly lipoprotein LptE yields MRALLFFILLLLFKGCGYKPIAAYAQNALGDSIYVKLIVNLPNPENSVEFKDLMNRLVVQRFQSRLASEKDADSIIIIEITNVTDTSITQNKEGFTTFYRATVSVNYTYDNKRGAQKTFQNSGYYNYAVNLQDPLNTYQNRYYAINQAVEQTLTKFVAQIAYEGKFNNEK; encoded by the coding sequence ATGAGGGCTTTACTTTTTTTTATTTTGTTGCTTTTGTTCAAGGGCTGTGGGTATAAGCCCATCGCCGCTTACGCTCAAAACGCTTTAGGCGATAGCATATACGTGAAACTCATTGTGAATTTGCCTAACCCTGAAAACTCTGTAGAGTTTAAGGATTTGATGAATCGTTTAGTCGTGCAACGCTTCCAAAGCCGCTTAGCGAGTGAAAAGGATGCGGATTCTATCATTATCATAGAAATCACGAATGTAACCGATACGAGTATCACGCAAAATAAAGAAGGCTTTACGACTTTCTATCGCGCGACCGTGTCTGTGAATTACACCTACGATAACAAAAGAGGCGCACAAAAGACTTTTCAAAATAGCGGGTATTACAACTACGCTGTGAATTTGCAAGACCCCCTTAACACCTACCAGAACCGCTATTACGCTATCAATCAGGCTGTGGAACAAACTTTGACTAAATTTGTGGCTCAAATCGCTTATGAGGGGAAATTCAATAATGAAAAATAG